A section of the Castanea sativa cultivar Marrone di Chiusa Pesio chromosome 12, ASM4071231v1 genome encodes:
- the LOC142618370 gene encoding ammonium transporter 1 member 4-like: protein MAAAGFSCSAADLNPLLGANSTAAAEYICSGFDAVASKFVDTGYAIDNTYLLFSAYLVFAMQLGFAMLCAGSVRVKNTMNIMLTNVLDAATGGVFYYLFGFAFAFGAPSNGFIGKHFFALHEYPTASFDYGYFLYQWAFAIAAAGITSGSIAERTQFVSYLIYSSFLTGFVYPIVSHWFWSADGWASPAASDLLFGSGVIDFAGSGVVHMVGGIAGFWGAFIEGPRMGRFDHAGRAVSMRGHSGTLVVLGTFMLWFGWYGFNPGSFLNILKAYGESGSYYGQWSAIGRTAVTTTLAGSTAALTTLFGKRLLSGHWNLTDVCNGLLGGFAAITSGCSVVEPWAAIICGFVAAWVLIGFNKLAEKLKFDDPLEAAQLHGGCGAWGILFTGLFATKAYVNEVYPGQPDRPYGLFMGGGGKLFAAQIIQILAIVGWVSVTMGTLFWLLHKLKLLRLSQEEEMAGLDLTSHGGVAYEYTNGYAAEVENQRNRFEMKSPAAF, encoded by the coding sequence ATGGCAGCAGCGGGTTTTTCATGTTCTGCTGCTGATCTCAATCCTTTATTGGGTGCTAATTCAACAGCTGCGGCTGAATACATTTGCAGCGGATTTGATGCAGTCGCAAGCAAGTTTGTTGACACAGGATATGCTATTGACAACACGTACCTTCTCTTCTCTGCATATCTTGTGTTTGCCATGCAGCTTGGTTTTGCTATGCTGTGCGCTGGTTCTGTACGTGTTAAGAACACCATGAACATCATGCTGACAAATGTTCTTGATGCTGCCACTGGCGGCGTTTTCTATTATCTCTTTGGCTTTGCCTTTGCCTTTGGTGCTCCATCAAATGGATTCATAGGCAAACACTTCTTTGCTCTACATGAATACCCTACGGCGTCTTTTGACTACGGGTATTTCCTTTATCAATGGGCTTTTGCCATTGCAGCCGCTGGAATCACTAGCGGTTCAATTGCAGAACGAACCCAATTCGTTTCTTATTTGATCTATTCATCTTTCTTGACTGGTTTTGTCTATCCAATTGTTTCTCATTGGTTCTGGTCTGCTGATGGTTGGGCAAGCCCTGCTGCGTCTGATCTGTTGTTTGGATCTGGGGTTATTGATTTTGCTGGTTCTGGTGTGGTTCACATGGTTGGAGGCATTGCTGGTTTCTGGGGTGCATTCATTGAAGGTCCACGAATGGGCCGGTTTGATCATGCTGGCCGTGCCGTGTCAATGCGTGGACATAGCGGGACATTGGTTGTGTTAGGCACATTTATGCTATGGTTTGGCTGGTATGGTTTCAATCCTGGTTCATTCCTAAACATCTTGAAGGCCTACGGAGAGAGTGGTTCTTATTATGGACAATGGAGTGCTATTGGGAGAACCGCAGTTACAACCACACTTGCTGGTTCTACAGCTGCACTGACCACATTGTTTGGGAAACGCTTGCTTTCTGGCCATTGGAATCTAACTGATGTTTGTAATGGTTTGCTTGGTGGGTTTGCAGCAATTACCTCAGGCTGCTCTGTTGTTGAACCTTGGGCAGCAATCATATGTGGGTTCGTAGCGGCTTGGGTTCTCATCGGATTCAACAAGCTTGCTGAGAAACTCAAGTTTGATGATCCATTGGAAGCAGCACAACTTCATGGAGGGTGTGGTGCATGGGGGATACTCTTTACTGGCTTGTTTGCAACGAAAGCATATGTCAATGAGGTTTATCCGGGACAACCGGATAGGCCTTATGGGCTGTTTATGGGAGGTGGTGGAAAGCTCTTTGCAGCTCAAATTATCCAGATTTTGGCGATTGTAGGGTGGGTGAGTGTTACCATGGGGACCTTGTTCTGGTTGCTGCACAAATTGAAGCTTTTGAGGCTTTCACAAGAAGAGGAGATGGCAGGATTGGATTTGACAAGCCACGGTGGAGTGGCTTATGAATATACTAATGGATATGctgctgaagttgagaatcagaGG